From a single Saimiri boliviensis isolate mSaiBol1 chromosome 7, mSaiBol1.pri, whole genome shotgun sequence genomic region:
- the ATG101 gene encoding autophagy-related protein 101 yields the protein MNCRSEVLEVSVEGRQVEEALLAVLHTVLLHRSTGKFHYKKEGTYSIGTVGTQDVDCDFIDFTYVRVSSEELDRALRKVVGEFKDALRNSGGDGLGQMSLEFYQKKKSRWPFSDECIPWEVWTVKVHVVALATEQERQICREKVGEKLCEKIINIVEVMNRHEYLPKMPTQSEVDNVFDTGLRDVQPYLYKISFQITDALGTSVTTTMRRLIKDTLAL from the exons ATGAACTGTCGCTCGGAGGTGCTGGAGGTGTCAGTGGAGGGTCGGCAGGTGGAGGAGGCCTTGCTGGCTGTGCTGCACACGGTGCTCCTGCACCGCAGCACGGGCAAGTTCCACTACAAGAAGGAGGGCACCTACTCCATTGGCACTGTGGGCACCCAGGATGTCGACTGTGACTTCATCGACTTCACCTACGTTCGTGTCTCTTCTGAGGAACTGGACCGCGCCCTGCGCAAGGTTGTTGGGGAGTTCAAG GATGCGCTGCGCAACTCTGGTGGCGATGGGCTGGGGCAGATGTCCTTGGAGTTCTACCAGAAGAAGAAGTCTCGCTGGCCTTTCTCAGATGAGTGCATCCCATGGGAAGTGTGGACGGTCAAGGTGCATGTGGTAGCcctggccacagagcaggagCGGCAGATCTGCCGGGAGAAGGTGGGCGAGAAACTCTGTGAGAAGATCATCAACATTGTAGAGGTGATGAATCGGCACGAGTACCTGCCCAAGATGCCCACACAGTCAGAGGTGGATAACGTGTTTGACACAGGCTTGCGGGACGTGCAGCCCTACCTCTACAAGATCTCCTTCCAGATCACTGATGCCCTGGGCACCTCCGTCACCACCACCATGCGCAGGCTCATCAAAGACACCCTTGCCCTCTGA
- the SMIM41 gene encoding small integral membrane protein 41 — MNGSQAGAAAGAAWLSSCCNQSGSPPEPPEGPRAVQAVVLGVLSLLVLCGVLFLGGGLLLRAQGLTALLAHEQRASREPEPGSARGEDSDDDDHS, encoded by the coding sequence ATGAACGGCTCTCAGGCGGGCGCTGCGGCTGGGGCCGCCTGGCTGAGCTCCTGCTGCAACCAGTCGGGGTCGCCGCCGGAGCCTCCCGAGGGGCCGCGCGCCGTGCAGGCGGTGGTGCTGGGCGTGCTGTCCCTGCTGGTGCTCTGTGGGGTCCTGTTCCTGGGCGGCGGCCTCCTCCTCCGCGCCCAGGGCCTGACAGCGCTGCTGGCCCACGAGCAGCGTGCGTCCCGCGAGCCCGAGCCCGGCAGTGCCCGCGGAGAGGACAGCGATGACGACGACCACTCCTAG